A genomic region of Sarcophilus harrisii chromosome 6, mSarHar1.11, whole genome shotgun sequence contains the following coding sequences:
- the SPP1 gene encoding osteopontin gives MMRTAVICFCLLGIVSALPVKQQINSGSSEEKQLYSKHPNFVATWLNADPSQKQTLLATQNSLSSEESTEDLQETLPRNSSESPDDIDDEDDDDGDHNKSIDSDDSDESDEVVTDLPTDTPATPSFLPDGPTRGDNGGRGDSVAYGLRSKLGAPYRSSEQVHDVTEEDLTSQIESYESEKTHKAIPLSQTFPKVSSWESNGQESNEASQADEYSVETHSHEQLKSSQLERNIYDSQQQSDSHGSQENDKVSQEFHNREVDRDSQEFHKQQVGKLSQEYHSQEVHLVSDPESVENIKPLKLHSHEVDSASFETH, from the exons ATGATGAGGACTGCAGTGATTTGCTTCTGCTTACTTGGCATTGTCTCTGCATTACCT GTGAAGCAGCAGATCAATTCTGGTAGCTCAGAAGAAAAGCAG CTTTATAGCAAACATCCAAATTTTGTGGCAACATGGCTGAATGCTGATCCTTCCCAGAAGCAAACATTATTAGCTACACAG aattcATTGTCCTCTGAAGAAAGTACAGAAGACTTACAAGAG ACACTCCCAAGAAACTCCAGTGAAAGTCCAGATGAcattgatgatgaagatgatgatgatggagatcACAATAAAAGTATTGATTCTGATGATTCAGATGAATCAGATGAGGTAGTCACTGATCTTCCTACTGATACCCCAGCAACACCAAGTTTTCTACCTGATGGACCAACAAGAGGTGATAATGGTGGCAGAGGAGATAGTGTGGCCTATGGACTGAGGTCAAAATTGGGAGCACCCTACAGATCATCAGAACAG GTGCATGATGTTACAGAAGAAGATCTTACATCCCAAATAGAAAGCTATGAATCTGAAAAAACACACAAGGCGATCCCTCTCTCACAAACCTTTCCTAAGGTTTCATCTTGGGAAAGTAATGGCCAGGAGAGTAATGAAGCCAGCCAGGCAGATGAATACAGTGTAGAAACTCATAGTCATGAGCAATTAAAAAGCTCTCAACTTGAACGGAATATTTATGACAGCCAGCAGCAAAGTGACTCACATGGCAGTCAGGAAAATGACAAAGTCAGCCAAGAATTTCACAATCGAGAAGTTGACAGAGATAGCCAAGAATTTCACAAACAACAAGTTGGCAAACTCAGTCAAGAATATCACAGCCAAGAAGTCCACCTAGTCAGTGACCCTGAGAGTGTTGAAAATATTAAACCTCTGAAACTTCATTCTCATGAAGTTGATAGTGCATCTTTTGAAACTCATTAA